The following are from one region of the Fusarium verticillioides 7600 chromosome 1, whole genome shotgun sequence genome:
- a CDS encoding proteasome component PUP1 (At least one base has a quality score < 10), translating into MPGFDFSNYNRNAALHARGVPLPKATSTGTTIVGCIFDGGVVIAADTRATSGPIVADKNCEKLHYISPQIWCAGAGTAADTEFTTALISSQLELHSLSTGRKPRVVTCMTLLKQHLFRYQGHIGAYLVVAGVDPTGTHLFTVHAHGSTDKLPYVTMGSGSLAAMSVFETQWKLDLNQEEAVKLASDAILAGVWNDLGSGSNVDVAIITKDKTTLKRNYIKPNEKDPKLQSYRFPKGTTAVLNEKIIKRDEIKRYISVEDVPVEEKMDVDS; encoded by the exons ATGCCAGGCTTCGACTTCTCAAACTACAACCGCAATGCGGCTCTCCACGCCCGCGGAGTCCCTCTTCCCAAGGCCACCAGCACTGGAACGACTATTGTTGGATGCATatttgatggtggtgttgtg ATTGCTGCCGATACTCGAGCCACATCCGGTCCCATTGTCGCCGACAAGAACTGCGAGAAGCTTCATTACATCTCGCCTCAGATCTGGTGCGCTGGTGCCGGTACCGCCGCTGACACAGAGTTCACCACCGccctcatctcttctcaactcgAGCTGCACTCCCTATCCACAGGTCGCAAGCCCCGCGTTGTCACCTGCATGACCCTCCTGAAGCAGCACCTCTTCCGCTACCAGGGCCACATCGGTGCCTACCTGGTTGTTGCTGGCGTCGACCCTACTGGCACCCACCTCTTCACTGTCCACGCTCACGGCAGCACAGATAAGCTTCCCTACGTTACCATGGGCAGTGGTAGCTTGGCAGCTATGAGTGTGTTTGAGACGCAGTGGAAGCTCGATCTTAACCAGGAGGAAGCCGTGAAGCTGGCGAGCGACGCCATTCTTGCTGGTGTCTGGAACGATCTGGGCTCGGGCTCAAACGTAGACGTGGcgatcatcaccaaggacaagacaaCACTCAAGAGAAACTACATCAAGCCCAACGAGAAGGATCCCAAGCTTCAGAGTTACCGTTTCCCCAAGGGCACGACGGCGGTGCTGAAcgaaaagatcatcaagaggGACGAGATCAAGCGATATATTAGCGTGGAAGACGTACCcgtggaggagaagatggacgTTGACAGCTAA